A single region of the Ziziphus jujuba cultivar Dongzao chromosome 10, ASM3175591v1 genome encodes:
- the LOC107410598 gene encoding GABA transporter 1, whose protein sequence is MGSLQPPTSAAQTYEKEVAKEEDHHHHQDAGALFVLKSKGSWVHCGYHLTTSIVAPPLLSLPYAFTFLGWTGGILCLVIGTLVTFHSYNLISLVLEHHAELGHRHLRFRDMAHDILGPKWGRYFVGPIQFMVCYGAVVACTLLGGQCMKSIYLLSNPNGSMKLFDFVVIFGCFMLILAQIPSFHSLRHINLVSLVLCLAYSACATAASIYIGNSSEGPKKDYSLKGNTENRIFGIFNAIAIIATAYGNGIIPEIQATLAPPVKGKMFKGLCVCYVVITMTFFSVAISGYWAFGNQSEGLILTNFLEDDKALVPKWFIFMINIFTILQLSAVGVVYLQPTNEVLEKTFADPSSKEFSSRNVIPRVIARSLSVVIATTIAAMLPFFGDINAVIGAFGFIPLDFVLPMVFFNLTFKPSKRSLIFWLNGTIALVFSALGIIAAIAAVRQISLDAKNYRLFANV, encoded by the exons atggGGAGTCTGCAACCACCAACATCAGCAGCACAAACTTATGAAAAAGAAGTTGCAAAAGAAgaagatcatcatcatcatcaagatgCTGGAGCTCTTTTTGTTCTTAAATCCAAAG GGTCATGGGTGCACTGTGGATACCACTTGACAACATCAATAGTGGCACCACCTCTGCTGAGCCTACCATATGCTTTCACCTTCCTTGGATGGACTGGCGGAATTTTATGTCTGGTGATTGGCACTCTTGTCACTTTTCATTCATACAATTTGATCTCTCTGGTTCTTGAACATCATGCTGAATTGGGTCATCGTCATCTCCGTTTCAGAGACATGGCTCATGATATTTTag GGCCCAAATGGGGTCGTTATTTTGTTGGCCCAATTCAATTCATGGTCTGCTACGGTGCTGTGGTTGCCTGTACCCTTCTTGGAGGACAATGCATGAAG TCAATTTACTTGCTGTCAAACCCAAATGGAAGTATGAAGCTTTTTGACTTTGTAGTGATATTCGGATGCTTTATGCTGATTTTAGCACAAATCCCATCTTTTCACTCTCTGAGGCACATCAATTTGGTGTCCCTAGTGTTATGCCTAGCCTACAGTGCCTGTGCCACTGCTGCTTCTATTTATATTG gaAATTCATCCGAAGGGCCAAAGAAGGACTATTCTCTAAAGGGTAACACTGAAAATCGCATTTTTGGGATTTTCAATGCAATTGCTATCATTGCCACAGCATATGGCAATGGTATCATTCCAGAAATTCAG GCAACACTGGCACCTCCAGTGAAAGGAAAGATGTTCAAGGGTCTATGTGTCTGTTATGTAGTGATTACAATGACTTTCTTCAGTGTTGCAATTTCTGGGTATTGGGCATTTGGGAACCAATCTGAGGGTCTCATCCTTACCAATTTCCTAGAAGATGACAAAGCTTTGGTCCCAAAGTGGTTCATTTTCATGATCAACATATTCACTATACTTCAACTATCCGCTGTTGGTGTT GTTTATCTCCAACCTACAAATGAAGTGCTAGAGAAAACGTTTGCAGACCCATCAAGCAAAGAATTCTCTTCCCGGAATGTGATCCCGAGAGTAATAGCTCGGTCATTATCAGTTGTCATAGCAACAACTATAGCAGCAATGCTTCCATTTTTTGGGGACATCAATGCTGTCATTGGAGCATTTGGTTTCATACCTCTTGATTTCGTCTTGCCAATGGTGTTCTTCAACTTAACATTCAAACCATCCAAGAGAAGTCTCATTTTCTGGTTAAATGGCACCATTGCTCTAGTTTTTTCAGCTTTGGGAATCATAGCAGCAATAGCAGCGGTAAGACAGATTAGCCTTGACGCCaaaaattatagattatttGCTAATGTATGA
- the LOC107410591 gene encoding AT-hook motif nuclear-localized protein 1 — protein MEQKNGSVSGSPVNTETEHLRSENPEKGINQEQSHAVGGEGVGGDGVSTGTDMATRRKRGRPRKYDVEADMVRHVSPPPPVFSSSSAFSECSFKRGRGRPRGSGKLQLLASLGGFAADTAGGSFVPHVVNVQTGEDIFRKITSFSQKGPRAICILSATGVVSSVIIRQPGSSGGFLRHEGRFEILSLSGSFVFGEMSGTNKKNGMLSISLAKPDGRVFGGGVAGSLIAAGPTQLIIGSFKQDISKELKRRCPTESSSAASLLNNSELVRVPIQVARTINGDENCVTPRSALLEPSHGGAINVISGNQRMNNASLHNVGLNALQASEAMPDQKRSPDINNSLPQF, from the exons ATGGAACAGAAAAATGGTTCGGTATCTGGGTCTCCGGTCAACACCGAAACCGAGCACTTGCGGAGTGAAAACCCAGAAAAGGGTATCAACCAGGAACAGAGTCACGCTGTTGGTGGAGAAGGAGTAGGTGGTGATGGAGTCTCAACGGGTACGGACATGGCGACGAGGAGGAAAAGGGGTAGACCCAGGAAATATGACGTTGAGGCTGATATGGTGAGACACGTGTCTCCACCGCCTCctgtgttttcttcttcttctgcgtTCTCTGAGTGTTCTTTCAAAAGAGGGAGAGGAAGGCCACGTGGTTCTGGTAAATTGCAGCTTTTGGCTTCCCTCG GTGGCTTTGCTGCTGACACTGCTGGAGGAAGCTTTGTTCCTCATGTAGTTAATGTACAAACTGGGGAA GATATTTTTAGGAAGATAACATCATTTTCTCAAAAAGGTCCTCGAGCAATCTGTATTCTTTCTGCTACTGGTGTGGTTTCTAGCGTTATTATTCGTCAACCTGGTTCTTCTGGCGGCTTTTTGAGACATGAG GGTCGCTTTGAGATTCTCTCACTATCAGGATCATTTGTATTTGGTGAAATGAGTggtactaataaaaaaaatggtatgcTAAGTATTTCATTAGCTAAGCCTGATGGAAGGGTCTTTGGTGGAGGTGTAGCAGGCTCGCTGATAGCTGCTGGACCCACTCAA CTCATTATTGGCAGTTTTAAGCAAGACATCAGTAAGGAACTGAAGAGGCGATGTCCAACTGAATCTTCTAGCGCTGCTAGTTTGCTTAATAATTCAGAGTTGGTAAGAGTTCCCATACAAGTTGCACGAACGATAAATGGGGATGAGAATTGTGTTACACCCAGATCTGCACTCTTGGAACCTTCCCATGGAGGAGCAATCAATGTCATTTCTGGAAACCAGAGAATGAACAATGCATCGCTGCACAATGTCGGtttgaatgccttgcaagcctcAGAAGCAATGCCAGACCAAAAAAGATCACCGGATATTAACAATAGCCTTCCTCAGTTTTGA
- the LOC107410596 gene encoding uncharacterized protein C227.17c, producing MSSEKEVNGVSGRRLSCSTCFDALWFCYSPVHQMQQYYRLGQLDNCSQKWNALFDCLSLKTKRSSEVQEILETREKEKTHIWTFRTQEEASSNWKEVFGHLDEIE from the exons ATGAGTTCAGAGAAGGAAGTGAATGGGGTTTCTGGGCGGCGATTATCCTGCTCCACCTGCTTCGACGCTCTCTGGTTTTGCTATT CTCCAGTTCATCAAATGCAGCAATATTATAGACTTGGTCAACTTGACAACTGTTCTCAGAAATGGAATGCTCTTTTTGATTGTCTCAGTTTGAAGACAAAGCGGTCTTCTGAGGTCCAG GAAATTCTGGAAACTCgtgagaaagaaaaaactcATATCTGGACTTTCCGGACCCAAGAGGAAGCTTCATCTAATTGGAAAGAAGTATTTGGACATCTAGATGAAATTGAATGA